One region of Pseudomonas alvandae genomic DNA includes:
- a CDS encoding Rieske (2Fe-2S) protein, producing MKFLCTAAELPDNSSRGFDIEGRKLLAVRRAGQAYVYLNRCPHRGVPLEWQPDQFLDASASLIQCATHGALFLIESGECVAGPCAGQFLTALDSREDDQGIWVNL from the coding sequence ATGAAATTTCTTTGTACCGCCGCCGAATTACCCGACAACAGCAGTCGCGGCTTCGACATCGAAGGGCGCAAGCTGCTGGCCGTGCGGCGCGCAGGCCAAGCCTACGTCTATCTCAATCGTTGCCCGCATCGTGGCGTGCCGCTGGAATGGCAACCCGATCAGTTTCTCGACGCCAGCGCCAGTCTCATCCAATGCGCGACCCATGGCGCGCTGTTCCTGATCGAAAGCGGTGAGTGCGTCGCCGGCCCTTGCGCCGGGCAATTCCTGACCGCCCTAGACAGCCGGGAGGACGACCAAGGCATCTGGGTCAATCTGTAA
- a CDS encoding TfoX/Sxy family protein: MNDELQHLKNLGKTSAQWLHAVGIHSASDLRRLGAVDAYRAVRTRGFRASKVLLYAIEGALMDMHWNDIPAERKEALNKQLDAISTRHKA; encoded by the coding sequence ATGAATGATGAACTGCAACACCTGAAGAATCTGGGCAAGACATCAGCCCAGTGGCTGCACGCCGTGGGTATCCACAGTGCCTCGGACCTGCGCCGTCTCGGCGCGGTGGACGCCTACCGCGCCGTGCGCACTCGTGGTTTTCGCGCTTCCAAGGTTTTGCTCTACGCCATAGAGGGTGCGCTGATGGACATGCATTGGAACGATATTCCGGCCGAACGCAAAGAAGCGCTGAACAAACAGCTGGACGCCATTTCCACGCGCCACAAAGCCTGA
- a CDS encoding pentapeptide repeat-containing protein yields MSHPKLLDTPLYALLRKDDIAGFNSQRPQGPIDMRGGDFRGLDLRELNADDVDFTDAYFRSADLRGIDFRKSSLEGASLAHAQISGTYFPPELSADEILMSMNFGTRLRYRTR; encoded by the coding sequence ATGAGCCACCCCAAGCTTCTCGATACCCCGCTGTATGCCTTGTTGCGCAAAGACGACATTGCCGGATTCAACAGCCAACGCCCCCAAGGTCCGATCGATATGCGCGGCGGCGATTTCCGCGGCCTTGACTTGCGCGAACTGAACGCCGACGACGTGGACTTCACGGACGCCTACTTCCGTTCCGCCGATCTGCGTGGCATCGATTTCCGCAAGTCATCGCTGGAAGGCGCAAGCCTTGCCCATGCGCAGATCTCCGGCACCTATTTCCCGCCCGAGCTGTCTGCCGATGAAATCCTGATGTCCATGAACTTCGGTACTCGCCTGCGCTACCGCACCCGCTGA
- the sfsA gene encoding DNA/RNA nuclease SfsA: MLFSPALEEGRLIRRYKRFLADIETVHGELLTIHCPNTGSMLNCMAEGARVWFSRSNDPKRKLPGTWEIGETPQGRLACINTARANSLIEEALRAGVIQELNGFIGLKREVAYGVENSRIDFRLDYADCSSAWVEVKSVTLGFAGTNVAAFPDAVTLRGAKHLRELACLAREGVRAVQLYCVNLSGIEAVRPAQEIDPVYAAALREAVAAGVEVLAYGASLTPEQMWVDRPLPVLIEPLQIDPDALVVLPAV, encoded by the coding sequence ATGCTATTTTCCCCGGCTTTGGAAGAGGGACGGCTGATTCGACGTTACAAGCGTTTTCTCGCCGATATCGAGACCGTTCATGGCGAATTGCTGACCATTCACTGTCCCAACACCGGCTCGATGCTCAATTGCATGGCCGAGGGCGCGCGCGTCTGGTTCAGTCGTTCCAACGACCCCAAGCGCAAGTTGCCGGGCACTTGGGAAATAGGCGAAACCCCTCAGGGGCGCTTGGCCTGCATCAATACCGCGCGGGCCAATTCGCTGATCGAGGAGGCGCTGCGGGCCGGTGTCATCCAGGAGCTGAACGGTTTCATAGGGCTGAAGCGGGAAGTGGCCTATGGCGTGGAGAACAGCCGTATCGACTTTCGGCTCGATTACGCCGATTGCAGCTCGGCCTGGGTCGAGGTGAAGAGCGTTACGCTGGGTTTCGCCGGGACGAATGTGGCGGCGTTTCCCGACGCGGTGACCCTGCGCGGTGCCAAGCATTTGCGAGAGCTGGCCTGCCTGGCTCGGGAAGGCGTGCGCGCGGTGCAGTTGTATTGCGTGAACTTGAGTGGCATCGAGGCGGTGCGCCCGGCGCAGGAAATCGACCCGGTTTACGCCGCTGCATTGCGCGAGGCGGTGGCCGCCGGGGTGGAAGTGCTGGCCTACGGCGCCTCGCTGACGCCGGAGCAGATGTGGGTGGATCGCCCGTTGCCGGTATTGATTGAGCCGTTACAGATTGACCCAGATGCCTTGGTCGTCCTCCCGGCTGTCTAG
- a CDS encoding heme ABC transporter ATP-binding protein → MLRAQDLHIHRGRRTVLADLDLQLNPGEVLGVLGPNGAGKSTLLAGLCGELRPAQGQVWLDDRPLIQWAGAERARRLAVLPQFSTLDFAFRVEEVVGMGRLPHQSGRVRDGQIVEWTLQAADAVHLQGRNYLDLSGGERQRVHLARVLAQLWPGEAGQILLLDEPTSMLDPLHQHTILHAVREFAGRGAAVLVILHDLNLAARYCDRLLLLASGRPVALDTPRQVLRPEPLKAVFGLDVLVQSHPERGHPLIIAR, encoded by the coding sequence ATGTTGCGAGCGCAAGACTTGCACATCCACCGTGGACGTAGAACCGTACTGGCGGATCTCGATCTGCAGCTCAATCCCGGCGAAGTGCTGGGTGTGCTCGGTCCCAATGGCGCGGGTAAAAGTACTTTGCTGGCGGGTTTGTGTGGCGAGTTACGGCCGGCGCAAGGGCAGGTCTGGCTCGATGACCGGCCTCTGATTCAGTGGGCGGGTGCCGAGCGCGCTCGTCGCCTGGCGGTGTTGCCGCAGTTCTCGACACTGGATTTCGCGTTCCGTGTAGAAGAAGTGGTCGGCATGGGACGACTGCCTCACCAGAGCGGTCGGGTGCGTGACGGGCAAATCGTCGAATGGACGCTGCAAGCGGCGGACGCGGTGCATTTGCAGGGCCGCAATTATCTGGATCTGTCCGGCGGCGAGCGCCAACGGGTGCACTTGGCGCGGGTGCTGGCGCAACTTTGGCCGGGTGAGGCGGGGCAAATCCTGCTGCTGGACGAACCGACCTCGATGCTCGATCCGCTGCATCAGCACACTATCCTGCATGCGGTGCGTGAATTTGCTGGTCGCGGCGCGGCGGTGCTGGTGATCCTGCATGACCTGAACCTGGCGGCGCGCTACTGTGATCGCCTGCTGCTGTTGGCGTCCGGCCGGCCGGTGGCCCTGGATACGCCTCGGCAAGTGCTGCGCCCGGAGCCGCTCAAGGCGGTGTTTGGCCTCGACGTGCTGGTGCAATCCCATCCGGAGCGCGGGCATCCGTTGATCATTGCCCGCTGA
- a CDS encoding AAA family ATPase has translation MSQSLIAALQNPALYPHPVEGFQVIETHISWVLLTGPYAYKFKKPVNFGFLDFTSLDARKHFCGEELRLNQRLTQDLYLEVLPITGSAEAPQLGGDGPAIEYALKMRQFPQSELLSTLQANGELTTAHIDEMAAQIAQFHLSTPKVPADNSAGTPDSVMAPVRQNFEQIRPFLNDKADLQQLEALQAWAETSFERLKPLFAQRKADGFIRECHGDIHLGNATVIDGKVVIFDCIEFNEPFRFTDVYADTGFLAMDLEDRGLKSLARRFVSQYLELTGDYSGLELLNFYKAYRALVRAKVALFSMPAEADPVQRATTLRQYRNYANLAESYSTIPSRFLAITHGVSAVGKSHVAMRLVEALGAIRLRSDVERKRLFGEQQVPNDPKAGIYSSDASSATYARLHEIADVILHAGFPVVIDATYLKHDQRDAAAKVAEGTGAPFLILDCDAPQAVIESRLAQRQADQKDPSDANLAVIAAQQVSREALSPAEILCSKRVQTNESGTLDVVVAQIRQRLPGL, from the coding sequence GTGAGCCAATCACTGATCGCTGCCCTGCAAAACCCGGCCCTTTACCCGCACCCCGTCGAAGGGTTCCAGGTCATCGAAACCCACATCTCCTGGGTATTGCTCACCGGCCCCTATGCCTACAAATTCAAGAAGCCGGTCAATTTCGGTTTCCTCGACTTCACCAGTCTCGACGCGCGCAAGCACTTCTGTGGTGAAGAGCTGCGCTTGAACCAACGCCTGACCCAGGATCTTTACCTGGAAGTCTTGCCGATCACCGGCAGTGCCGAAGCGCCACAACTGGGCGGCGACGGCCCGGCCATCGAATACGCCTTGAAAATGCGCCAATTTCCCCAGAGCGAACTGCTCAGCACCCTGCAGGCCAACGGCGAACTCACCACCGCACACATTGATGAAATGGCCGCGCAGATCGCCCAGTTCCACCTCTCCACGCCCAAGGTGCCGGCCGACAATTCGGCGGGTACACCGGACAGCGTCATGGCGCCGGTACGGCAGAACTTCGAGCAGATCCGTCCGTTCCTCAACGACAAGGCCGACCTGCAGCAACTCGAAGCCCTTCAAGCCTGGGCCGAAACCAGCTTCGAACGCCTCAAGCCGCTGTTCGCCCAGCGCAAGGCCGACGGTTTCATTCGCGAATGCCACGGTGACATTCACCTGGGCAACGCCACCGTAATCGACGGCAAAGTAGTGATCTTCGACTGCATCGAGTTCAACGAGCCATTCCGTTTCACCGACGTCTACGCCGACACCGGCTTCCTGGCGATGGACCTCGAAGACCGCGGCCTCAAGTCGCTCGCGCGGCGGTTCGTCAGTCAATACCTGGAACTCACCGGTGACTACAGCGGCCTGGAACTGCTGAACTTCTACAAAGCCTACCGCGCCCTGGTCCGGGCCAAGGTCGCGCTGTTCAGCATGCCCGCCGAAGCCGACCCGGTACAGCGCGCCACCACCCTGCGCCAATACCGCAACTATGCCAACCTGGCCGAAAGCTACAGCACCATTCCTTCGCGCTTCCTGGCCATTACCCATGGCGTCTCGGCCGTAGGCAAAAGCCACGTTGCGATGCGCCTGGTGGAGGCCCTCGGCGCGATTCGCCTGCGTTCGGATGTGGAGCGCAAGCGCCTGTTCGGTGAACAGCAAGTGCCGAACGACCCGAAAGCCGGCATCTATAGCAGCGATGCCAGCAGCGCCACATACGCGCGCCTGCATGAAATCGCCGACGTGATCCTGCATGCGGGATTCCCGGTGGTGATCGATGCCACTTACCTCAAGCATGACCAGCGCGACGCCGCTGCCAAAGTCGCCGAAGGCACGGGCGCGCCGTTCCTGATCCTGGATTGCGACGCGCCGCAAGCCGTCATCGAAAGCCGACTCGCCCAGCGCCAGGCCGACCAGAAAGACCCGTCCGACGCCAACCTGGCAGTCATCGCCGCCCAACAGGTGAGCCGCGAAGCGCTGAGCCCGGCTGAGATCCTCTGCAGCAAGCGAGTTCAAACCAACGAAAGCGGCACGCTGGATGTCGTGGTTGCGCAGATTCGCCAACGCCTGCCAGGCCTGTAG
- the gluQRS gene encoding tRNA glutamyl-Q(34) synthetase GluQRS codes for MTAYIGRFAPTPSGHLHFGSLVAALASYLDARAVDGRWLLRMEDLDPPREEPGAQAAILKALESYGFEWDGEMVRQSDRHEAYQQVIDRLFSQGLAYACTCSRKQLEPYQGIYPGLCRNAGHDAEDAAIRLRVPELEYHFVDRVQGEFRQHLGREAGDFVIRRRDGLYAYQLAVVLDDAWQGVTDIVRGADLLDSTPRQLYLQELLGLPQPRYLHVPLITQPDGHKLGKSYRSPPLTADQAPPLLLRALRALGQQPAPELVDASPRELLAWGVRHWDAGQIPRTLALPEAQIQ; via the coding sequence ATGACTGCCTACATCGGACGCTTCGCCCCCACCCCCAGCGGCCACCTGCATTTTGGCTCGCTGGTCGCCGCACTGGCATCGTACCTGGATGCCCGGGCCGTGGACGGGCGCTGGTTGTTGCGCATGGAAGACCTCGACCCCCCACGGGAAGAGCCCGGCGCGCAAGCGGCGATTCTCAAGGCGCTGGAAAGCTACGGGTTTGAATGGGACGGCGAGATGGTGCGCCAGAGTGACCGCCACGAAGCCTACCAGCAGGTCATCGACCGCTTGTTCAGCCAAGGCCTGGCCTACGCCTGCACCTGTTCGCGCAAGCAACTGGAACCGTATCAAGGCATTTATCCGGGATTGTGCCGCAACGCCGGGCACGACGCCGAAGACGCCGCCATCCGCCTGCGCGTTCCGGAACTCGAATACCATTTCGTCGACCGGGTCCAAGGCGAGTTCCGCCAGCACCTGGGCCGCGAGGCGGGCGACTTCGTGATTCGCCGTCGCGACGGACTCTATGCCTATCAATTGGCCGTGGTCCTCGACGATGCCTGGCAAGGCGTCACCGACATTGTCCGCGGTGCCGACCTGCTGGATTCCACGCCGCGCCAACTCTACCTGCAAGAACTGCTTGGGTTACCACAACCGCGTTATCTGCACGTACCGCTGATCACCCAGCCGGACGGACACAAGCTCGGCAAATCCTATCGCTCGCCACCGTTGACGGCCGATCAGGCACCTCCCCTGTTGTTAAGGGCGTTGCGTGCACTGGGCCAGCAACCGGCGCCGGAGCTGGTCGATGCCAGCCCACGGGAGTTGCTGGCCTGGGGCGTTCGCCACTGGGATGCGGGGCAGATCCCGCGCACACTGGCGCTGCCCGAAGCGCAAATACAGTGA
- the dksA gene encoding RNA polymerase-binding protein DksA, with amino-acid sequence MPTQAKQKENQSLSGFEPYVAKEGEEYMGAPMRAHFTRILNKWKQDLMQEVDRTVDHMKDDAANFPDPADRASQEEEFSLELRARDRERKLIKKIDKTLQLIEDEEYGWCESCGVEIGVKRLEARPTADMCVDCKTLAEIKEKQVGK; translated from the coding sequence ATGCCCACCCAAGCAAAGCAGAAAGAAAACCAGTCGCTCAGCGGGTTTGAGCCATATGTCGCGAAAGAGGGCGAGGAGTACATGGGCGCCCCCATGCGCGCGCACTTCACCAGGATCCTGAACAAGTGGAAACAGGACCTGATGCAGGAAGTCGATCGCACGGTTGACCATATGAAGGACGACGCGGCCAACTTCCCTGACCCGGCCGACCGTGCCAGCCAGGAAGAAGAATTCAGCCTTGAATTGCGTGCCCGCGACCGTGAGCGCAAGCTGATCAAGAAAATCGACAAGACGCTGCAACTGATTGAAGACGAAGAGTACGGCTGGTGCGAGTCCTGCGGCGTCGAGATTGGCGTCAAGCGACTGGAAGCACGTCCGACCGCCGATATGTGCGTCGACTGCAAGACCCTCGCGGAAATCAAGGAAAAACAGGTCGGCAAGTAA
- a CDS encoding FecCD family ABC transporter permease: MLAIWLSLSLGPVSLPLFDTLRAALRLLGWPMADDGLEQAELILGQIRLPRTLLGLAVGGILALSGVAMQGLFRNPLADPGLVGVSSGAALGAAFAIVGGSALGGLPDTLGPYVLSVCAFLGGLGVTALVYRLGRRNGRTHVATMLLAGIALTALSGAAVGLFTYLADDATLRTLTFWNLGSLNGASYARLWPLLLVSAGVAIWLPRRARALNALLLGESEAAHLGIDVEWLKRELVLCTALGVGAAVAAAGMIGFVGLVVPHLVRLLAGPDHRVLLPASMLAGASLLLFADLVARLALAPAELPIGIVTAFIGAPFFLYLLLRGRA; encoded by the coding sequence CTGTTGGCAATCTGGCTGTCCCTGTCCTTGGGGCCGGTGAGCTTGCCGTTGTTCGATACCTTGCGTGCGGCCCTGCGCCTGCTGGGTTGGCCGATGGCTGACGATGGCCTGGAGCAGGCCGAGCTGATCCTTGGCCAGATTCGCCTGCCTCGTACCTTGCTGGGCTTGGCGGTGGGCGGGATCTTGGCGTTGTCTGGCGTGGCGATGCAGGGGCTGTTTCGCAATCCGCTCGCCGACCCGGGGTTGGTCGGCGTGTCCAGCGGGGCGGCACTGGGGGCGGCGTTTGCCATCGTCGGGGGCTCGGCGCTGGGCGGGTTGCCCGACACGTTGGGCCCCTACGTGTTGTCAGTGTGTGCATTTCTCGGCGGGCTCGGGGTCACGGCGCTGGTCTATCGCCTTGGACGGCGCAACGGCCGGACTCACGTCGCCACGATGCTCCTCGCCGGCATTGCCTTGACGGCGTTGTCCGGGGCGGCGGTTGGCCTGTTCACTTACCTGGCGGACGATGCGACTTTGCGGACCCTGACGTTCTGGAACCTGGGCAGCCTGAATGGGGCCAGCTACGCGCGGTTGTGGCCGTTGTTGCTGGTCAGTGCGGGCGTGGCGATCTGGTTGCCGCGTCGGGCGCGGGCGCTCAATGCACTGTTGCTGGGAGAGTCCGAAGCCGCTCACCTGGGCATTGATGTCGAATGGCTCAAGCGTGAATTGGTGCTCTGTACGGCGCTGGGCGTAGGCGCCGCAGTCGCGGCAGCGGGCATGATCGGTTTTGTCGGGCTGGTGGTGCCCCACCTGGTGCGACTATTGGCGGGGCCTGACCATCGCGTCCTGCTGCCTGCATCAATGTTGGCAGGCGCCAGTCTCCTTTTATTCGCCGATCTGGTGGCGCGCCTGGCGCTGGCCCCGGCGGAGCTGCCGATCGGCATCGTCACGGCGTTCATCGGTGCACCTTTCTTCCTTTATTTATTGCTGCGGGGGCGCGCCTGA
- a CDS encoding pyridoxal phosphate-dependent aminotransferase, which produces MAQPYSARSRAIEPFHVMALLARANELQAAGHDVIHLEIGEPDFTTAEPIIQAGQAALAAGKTRYTAARGIPELREAIAGFYTQRYGVDIDPRRVLVTPGGSGALLLASALLVDPGKHWLLADPGYPCNRHFLRLIEGAAQLVPVGPDVRYQLTPDLVNRHWDHDSVGALVASPANPTGTILSRDELAGLSKAIKSHNGHLVVDEIYHGLTYGTDAASVLEVDDDAFVLNSFSKYFGMTGWRLGWLVAPSAAVGELEKLAQNLYISAPSMAQYAALACFEPATIEIFEQRRTEFALRRDFLLPALRELGFGIAVEPQGAFYLYADISAFGGDAFAFCQHFLETEHVAFTPGLDFGRHQAGHHVRFAYTQSLPRLQEAVERIERGLRSWQG; this is translated from the coding sequence ATGGCCCAGCCCTACAGCGCACGCAGTCGTGCCATCGAACCTTTCCATGTCATGGCGTTGCTGGCCCGTGCCAACGAATTGCAGGCCGCCGGGCACGACGTCATTCACCTGGAGATCGGCGAGCCGGACTTCACCACCGCCGAGCCGATCATCCAGGCCGGCCAGGCGGCCTTGGCGGCGGGCAAGACCCGTTACACAGCGGCCCGTGGCATTCCTGAACTGCGCGAGGCCATTGCCGGTTTCTACACGCAACGCTACGGGGTAGATATCGATCCCCGGCGTGTCCTGGTGACGCCGGGTGGGTCCGGCGCGTTGCTGCTGGCCAGCGCCTTGCTGGTGGACCCAGGCAAGCACTGGCTGCTGGCCGACCCTGGCTATCCGTGCAACCGTCATTTCCTGCGCCTGATCGAAGGTGCGGCGCAACTGGTGCCCGTAGGGCCGGACGTGCGTTATCAATTGACGCCAGATCTGGTGAATCGCCATTGGGACCATGACAGCGTGGGTGCGCTGGTGGCTTCCCCGGCCAACCCGACCGGGACGATTCTTTCCCGGGATGAATTGGCGGGCCTGTCCAAGGCGATCAAGAGCCACAACGGCCATCTGGTGGTCGACGAGATCTATCACGGCCTGACCTACGGCACCGACGCCGCCAGCGTGCTGGAGGTCGATGACGATGCGTTTGTCCTGAACAGCTTTTCCAAGTATTTCGGCATGACCGGCTGGCGGCTCGGCTGGCTGGTGGCGCCTTCGGCGGCTGTCGGTGAGTTGGAAAAGCTTGCGCAGAACCTCTACATCAGTGCACCCAGCATGGCCCAATACGCGGCCCTGGCGTGTTTCGAGCCGGCGACCATCGAGATTTTCGAGCAACGTCGTACCGAGTTCGCGTTGCGTCGCGACTTCCTCCTGCCGGCCTTGCGCGAGTTGGGATTCGGCATCGCAGTCGAGCCGCAAGGCGCGTTCTACCTCTATGCCGACATCAGCGCATTTGGCGGCGATGCCTTTGCGTTCTGCCAGCACTTTCTGGAAACCGAGCACGTGGCGTTCACGCCGGGACTGGACTTCGGTCGTCATCAAGCCGGCCATCACGTGAGATTTGCCTACACCCAAAGCCTGCCGCGGCTACAGGAAGCGGTGGAGCGAATTGAACGTGGACTGCGGAGTTGGCAAGGCTGA
- a CDS encoding ChaN family lipoprotein has product MRLILILILGVLAACQSVAPPPVGGRIRDLHTGESITPRALVGRLAQAPRVVVGEQHDNRDHHTLQRWLLQALADQRPQGSLLLEMLTPHQQPRVDAVRQLPALPQDLPGALDWSPGWDWRLYGPMVEFALRQSYPVSSANLDSADIQRIYRQAPAISGTRSNAATVKEKLLGQIRESHCGLLPESQMPAMLAVQQQRDRRMAERLLEAPAPALLFAGAWHVRKDVGVPLHALDLGARDAPVVLMLAEEGGDVTPAMADFVWYTPATPSQDYCAQMRGNGRQ; this is encoded by the coding sequence GTGCGCTTGATCCTGATTCTGATATTGGGTGTCTTGGCGGCTTGCCAGAGTGTCGCCCCGCCCCCGGTGGGCGGGCGGATCCGTGATTTGCATACGGGCGAATCGATCACGCCTCGGGCATTGGTCGGCCGTTTGGCGCAGGCCCCGCGAGTAGTGGTCGGCGAACAACACGACAACCGTGACCACCACACGCTGCAGCGCTGGCTGCTCCAGGCCCTGGCCGACCAGCGTCCCCAAGGCAGCTTGCTGCTGGAGATGCTGACGCCACACCAACAGCCAAGGGTCGACGCGGTTCGCCAATTGCCTGCCCTGCCGCAGGATTTACCTGGCGCGTTGGATTGGTCGCCAGGTTGGGATTGGCGTTTGTACGGGCCCATGGTCGAGTTCGCCTTGAGGCAATCTTATCCGGTGTCGTCAGCGAATCTGGACAGCGCGGACATCCAGCGCATCTATCGCCAAGCTCCCGCCATAAGCGGCACTCGCTCCAATGCAGCTACGGTGAAGGAGAAACTGTTGGGACAAATCCGCGAGTCCCATTGCGGACTACTGCCAGAGTCGCAGATGCCGGCGATGTTGGCGGTGCAGCAACAGCGTGACCGGCGCATGGCCGAGCGATTGCTCGAGGCTCCCGCGCCGGCATTGTTGTTCGCGGGCGCCTGGCATGTTCGCAAAGACGTTGGCGTGCCGCTGCATGCACTGGATCTGGGCGCTCGTGACGCACCAGTCGTCCTGATGCTGGCCGAGGAGGGCGGCGACGTTACGCCGGCCATGGCTGATTTCGTGTGGTACACCCCGGCGACACCGTCTCAAGACTATTGCGCACAGATGCGTGGGAACGGCAGGCAATAA